In Thermoanaerobaculia bacterium, the genomic window CCGCGGTCGACGGCTCCGGCTTCACCCGGTATCCGAAGGGACAGGGCCCGGCGTGCGCCGAGGTCTGCCCGCGCAGCGCGGTCATCGCCGGCACGCGCGCCGAGCTGCTCGCCGAGGCGAGGCGCCGCATCGCATCGCACCCGGGCCGCTACAAGGGCTTCCGCGAGGATGACCCGCCGAAGATTTTCGGCGAAACGGACGGTGGCGGCACCCAGGTGCTCTACCTCTCTCACGTCGCGTTCGAGAAGCTCCGGCTTCCCAACCTCTCCGACCAGCCCGTTCCCGAGGTCCAGCAGACGATCCAGCACGGCATCTACCAGGGCTTCGCCGCGCCGATCCTGCTCTACGGCCTGCTCGGCGCCGCGGTATTCCGAAACCGTCGCGCCGCCGGCGAAAAGCCGGAGAAAGGAGGGGAGTCATGAGCAGCGAAGCCCGCCGCGTCGGGGGGCCGCTCACGACCCGCCCGTTTCTGACTCTCGCCGCCATCTTCGCGGTCGCCGCCGCGCTCATTCTCTGGCGTCTGGTCGCCGGCCTCGGCGCCACGACCGCCCTGTCCGACGCCTACCCGTGGGGGCTCTGGATCGCCTTCGACGTCGTCACGGGCACCGCCCTCGCCTGCGGCGGCTACGCCATGGCGATCCTCGTCTACGTGCTGAACAAGGGGCGGTACCATCCGATGGTCCGCTCGGCGATCCTGACGAGCGCGCTCGGCTACACGATCGCCGGCCTCTCGGTCGTCCTCGACATCGGGCGGCCGTGGCTCGCGTGGAAGATCCCCCTGTTCTTCTGGAAGTGGAACCTCCACTCCGCGCTCCTCGAAGTCGCGCTCTGCATCATGTCCTACATGGTCGTCCTCTGGATCGAGCTCTCCCCGGCATTCCTCGAGAGGGCCGCGGAAGGAAAGGGGACGATCGCCGGAGCCTCCCGGAAGATCCTGCCGATCCTCGAAAAGGCGCTGATCTGGATCATCGCGCTCGGCATGCTCCTCCCGACGATGCACCAGTCCTCGCTCGGGAGCCTCATGCTCCTGACCGGGCCGAAGCTGCATCCCCTCTGGCAGACGCCGCTCCTGCCGCTCCTCTTCCTCGTGTCGTGCATCGCGATGGGATTCGCGGCGGTCGTCTTCGAGTCGGCGCTCTCCTCTCACCTCTTCCGGCGGCGGCCCGAGACCGAGATGCTCGCCGGCCTCGCCCGCGCCGTGATCCCGGTCCTCGGCGTCTTCTTCGTGCTCCGCCTCGCCGACGTCGCGTGGCGCGGTCAGCTCGCGCGCGCGTTCGCGTTCGATCGCTACGCGCTCGCCTTCTGGGTCGAGACGGCGCTCTTCGTCGCCGGGCTGGCGATGCTCGCCAACCGGTCCCGGCTCCGCGATCTCGGCCATCTCTTCCGCACGGCCATGATCATCATGCTCGGCGGCGGCCTGTATCGCTTCAACACGTACCTGGTGGCCTACCGCCCGGGAGACGACGTTTCGTATTTCCCGAGCGTTCCGGAGTTCACCATCACGCTGGGGCTCGTCGCTCTCGAGATCCTCGCGTATGCGGTCATCGTCAAGTCCTTTCCAATTTTGAGCGGCGCGCCTCGCGCAGCCGCGGAGCGATAGAGGGGAACATGTCGAAACGAATCGTGGTCGATCCGGTCACTCGCATCGAGGGTCACCTCCGCATCGACGTCGAGGTCGACGGAGGAAAAGTCCAGAAAGCCTGGTCGTCGGGGCAGATGTTCCGCGGGATCGAGACGATCCTCCAGGGACGCGACCCGCGCGACGCGTGGCTCTTCACCCAGCGCTTCTGCGGCGTATGCACGACGGTGCACGCGATCGCCTCGGTCCGCACGGTCGAGAACGCGCTCGGGCTGGAAGTGCCGCTCAACGCGCAGTACATCCGGAACCTGATCGTCATGGCGCACGCCATGCACGACCACATCGTTCACTTCTACCACCTCTCCGCGCTCGACTGGGTGGACGTCGTCTCGGCGCTCAAGGCCGACCCCGCCAAAACCGCGGCGCTCGCCGAGAGCCTCTCGCCGTGGCCGGGCAACAGCAAGGAGCAGATGAAGGCCGTCCAGGACAAGGTCAAGGGCTTCGTCGAAGCGGGGCAGCTCGGGATCTTCACCAACGGCTACTGGGGACATCCCGCGATGAAGCTCCCGCCGGAGGTGAATCTCCTCGCGGTCGCCCACTACCTGCAGGCCCTCGAGTACCAGCGCAAGGTCAACCAGATCGTGGCGCTGCTGGGCGGGAAGACGCCGAACATCCAGAACCTCGCGGTGGGCGGCGTCGCCAACGCGATCAACCTCGACAGCGACTCGGCGCTCAACATGAACAAGCTGTTCATGGTCAAGGACGTCCTGGACGACATCTCGACGTTCATCGAACAGGTGTACTTCGTCGACGTCTGCGCCGTCGCGTCCATGTACCCGGAGTGGCTGGGATACGGCGCCGGTGTGACGAACTACCTCGCCGTCCCCGATCTCCCGCTCGACACGAAGGGGACGAAGTTCGACCTCCCCGGCGGCACGATCTTCAACGGCGACCTCGCCCACGTCCGCGAGATCAAGTCGTTCGACGACCCGTACTTCAAGGAGAACGTCAGCGAGTCGATCGCGCACTCCTGGTACGACGGCGACTGGACGAAGCACCCCTACGAGGAAACGACGGAGCCGAAATACACGACTTTCGAGGAGAACAGGAAGTACTCGTGGGTCAAGTCGCCGCGCTTCCAGGGCAAGCCCATGCAGGTCGGCCCGCTCGCGCAGGTGCTCGTCGGGTTCGCGCTCGGGCACGAGCCGACGAAGCGGTGGGCGGTGAAGACGCTCGACACGGCCGGCTCGCTCGCGAAGGCGAAGCTCACTCCCGCGGTGCTCCATTCGACGCTCGGACGGCATGCCGCCCGGATGATCCGCACGTGCGTGATCTCGGAGACCGCCAAGAAGC contains:
- a CDS encoding nickel-dependent hydrogenase large subunit, with amino-acid sequence MSKRIVVDPVTRIEGHLRIDVEVDGGKVQKAWSSGQMFRGIETILQGRDPRDAWLFTQRFCGVCTTVHAIASVRTVENALGLEVPLNAQYIRNLIVMAHAMHDHIVHFYHLSALDWVDVVSALKADPAKTAALAESLSPWPGNSKEQMKAVQDKVKGFVEAGQLGIFTNGYWGHPAMKLPPEVNLLAVAHYLQALEYQRKVNQIVALLGGKTPNIQNLAVGGVANAINLDSDSALNMNKLFMVKDVLDDISTFIEQVYFVDVCAVASMYPEWLGYGAGVTNYLAVPDLPLDTKGTKFDLPGGTIFNGDLAHVREIKSFDDPYFKENVSESIAHSWYDGDWTKHPYEETTEPKYTTFEENRKYSWVKSPRFQGKPMQVGPLAQVLVGFALGHEPTKRWAVKTLDTAGSLAKAKLTPAVLHSTLGRHAARMIRTCVISETAKKHWGLLAANIGKGDTTIFNPPVFPKGEQRGFGFHEAPRGTLSHWIVIQDGKIANYQAVVPSTWNAGPRDAQNQPGPYEASLVGNPVANAELPLEVLRTVHSFDPCLACAVHTLDPEGNEIATVKAL
- the hybB gene encoding Ni/Fe-hydrogenase cytochrome b subunit, which gives rise to MSSEARRVGGPLTTRPFLTLAAIFAVAAALILWRLVAGLGATTALSDAYPWGLWIAFDVVTGTALACGGYAMAILVYVLNKGRYHPMVRSAILTSALGYTIAGLSVVLDIGRPWLAWKIPLFFWKWNLHSALLEVALCIMSYMVVLWIELSPAFLERAAEGKGTIAGASRKILPILEKALIWIIALGMLLPTMHQSSLGSLMLLTGPKLHPLWQTPLLPLLFLVSCIAMGFAAVVFESALSSHLFRRRPETEMLAGLARAVIPVLGVFFVLRLADVAWRGQLARAFAFDRYALAFWVETALFVAGLAMLANRSRLRDLGHLFRTAMIIMLGGGLYRFNTYLVAYRPGDDVSYFPSVPEFTITLGLVALEILAYAVIVKSFPILSGAPRAAAER